One Phaseolus vulgaris cultivar G19833 chromosome 2, P. vulgaris v2.0, whole genome shotgun sequence DNA window includes the following coding sequences:
- the LOC137810263 gene encoding zinc finger CCCH domain-containing protein 55: MLRLQNLLLLLRYVVTDNKNIIFFLFFFLFLFLSSFIHHPLAFFFISCSHPFSKLSFLMGSCEATNVVLSKIKNFDPENASKIMGYLLMNLEDSELIRVACSPDHVLHSLILRVKSHMGLSLSTPSSPSLPPSPLNPIARITGSSTNPFSRAGPTNGFDFARNPSSPSAHSHAWNFPNNNPISPKSTPLLSYDNIRALSPRVNGECDFVDEQQVNEYFPFLNDSSKNEDLVDPRLELGVGAQNWHSGDSHLHRRSYSASDVGFGCEEAAPGLGYKPCLYFARGFCKNGTNCKFLHAAFSDSLDATVGSPSKLEGMEQHREDFVRFKVPQLQRLGSGSSATAREKYYEFLMQESQRAAAAFMMGEEFGSFGWDRPERNDFLAPISGDKPNSASRQIYLTFPAESTFKDEDVSEYFSKFGPVQDVRIPYQQKRMFGFVTFVYPETVRLILSKGNPHFICDSRVLVKPYKEKGKVPDKRQHPQQQLERGDLSPCLSPSGFGSKEPYDFHLGSRMLYNPHDILLRRRMEEQAEWQQVLELQERGLKNLQLPDFKNNPIHHHQRSLSVGNPLVLPHQLHGHINDAGLSPNSIKGDIAGYGGTFTSTNSLGIASEQQQSQKEVELDDSESGNIKDGGNTKNLDLSSSVEQALPDSLFASPTKAAGDYHADFSTLAEVNNSAVFSSSSSFQQKLEPTTSSSDSASR, translated from the exons ATGCTTAGGCTCCAAAACCTACTGCTACTGCTAAGGTATGTTGTAACAGACAACAAAAACATCATctttttcttgttcttcttcttgttcttgTTCCTCAGCAGCTTCATTCACCACCCTCTggcattttttttcatttcttgttcACACCCTTTTTCCAAGCTTTCGTTTCTGATGGGTTCATGCGAAGCCACGAATGTGGTTCTTTCAAAGATTAAAAATTTTGATCCTGAGAATGCTTCGAAAATCATGGGGTACCTTCTCATGAACCTTGAAGACTCTGAACTCATTCGTGTGGCTTGTAGCCCTGACCATGTGCTTCACTCTCTCATTCTGAGGGTGAAGTCGCACATGGGTCTTTCACTCTCCACTCCTTCTTCTCCATCGCTTCCTCCTTCGCCTCTTAACCCCATAGCAAGAATCACTGGTTCCTCCACCAACCCTTTTTCCAGAGCAGGACCCACCAACGGTTTTGACTTTGCTAGAAACCCTTCTTCGCCTTCTGCTCACTCTCACGCTTGGAACTTCCCGAACAACAACCCCATTAGTCCAAAGTCCACTCCTTTACTCTCGTACGATAACATCCGAGCACTCTCACCGCGTGTCAACGGGGAGTGTGACTTTGTTGATGAGCAGCAGGTGAATGAGTACTTTCCCTTCCTCAATGACTCCTCCAAGAACGAGGATTTGGTCGATCCACGCCTTGAATTGGGTGTTGGGGCTCAGAATTGGCACTCTGGGGACTCGCATTTGCACAGGAGGAGTTACTCGGCGAGTGATGTTGGTTTTGGGTGTGAAGAAGCTGCCCCTGGACTTGGATACAAGCCGTGCCTTTACTTTGCTAGAGGTTTTTGTAAAAATGGCACCAATTGTAAGTTTCTTCATGCTGCTTTCTCGGATTCACTGGATGCCACTGTTGGCTCTCCGAGTAAGCTTGAGGGGATGGAACAACACCGTGAAGATTTTGTTAGGTTCAAGGTCCCACAGCTTCAAAGATTGGGGTCTGGAAGTTCTGCAACCGCACGTGAGAAGTACTATGAGTTTTTGATGCAGGAATCCCAAAG GGCAGCAGCAGCATTCATGATGGGGGAAGAATTCGGCAGTTTTGGCTGGGACAGGCCTGAAAGGAATGACTTTTTAGCCCCAATTTCTGGGGATAAGCCCAACTCGGCCTCCCGACAGATTTACTTGACGTTTCCTGCTGAAAGTACCTTCAAAGATGAAGATGTCTCGGAGTACTTCAG CAAATTTGGACCTGTTCAAGACGTGAGAATTCCTTATCAGCAAAAGCGGATGTTTGGGTTTGTTACCTTTGTCTATCCCGAGACAGTGAGACTCATATTATCCAAAGGGAATCCTCATTTCATCTGTGATTCACGCGTACTTGTCAAGCCTTACAAGGAGAAGGGAAAAGTCCCTGACAA GAGACAACATCCACAACAGCAATTAGAGAGAGGAGATCTTTCTCCATGTTTGAGCCCTTCTGGATTTGGCTCTAAAGAACCATATGATTTCCATCTTG ggTCAAGGATGTTGTATAATCCACATGATATCTTATTGAGAAGAAGAATGGAAGAGCAGGCTGAATGGCAGCAAGTCCTTGAGCTTCAAGAAAGGGGGCTGAAGAACCTACAGCTTCCCGACTTCAAGAATAATCCTATTCACCATCACCAACGCAGTCTTTCTGTTGGTAATCCTTTGGTCTTGCCTCATCAACTTCATGGTCACATTAATGATGCAGGTCTTTCTCCTAATAGCATTAAAGGCGATATTGCGG GCTATGGTGGCACCTTCACTTCTACCAATTCTTTAGGCATTGCATCTGAGCAGCAGCAGTCGCAGAAAGAAGTTGAGCTAGATGATTCTGAGAGCGGGAATATAAAGGATGGTGGAAATACCAAAAACTTGGATCTTAGTAGTAG TGTGGAGCAGGCACTCCCTGACAGTCTCTTTGCTTCACCAACAAAAGCAGCTGGAGATTATCATGCTGACTTCTCTACATTGGCAGAGGTCAACAACAGTGCTGTTTTTTCATCTAGTTCATCTTTTCAACAAAAGCTAGAACCAACAACCTCCTCTAGCGACTCGGCTTCCCGTTAG
- the LOC137810265 gene encoding RNA-binding protein Y14 — MQGGAADGEALDFEPEDDDLMDEDGAPDADASPPHPKLKSAITAAATSSLTAPKKTKGRGFRQDTDANRNTRLSGSDFDSLTTEGGPGPQRSIEGWIILVTGVHEEAQEDDLQNAFGEYGEIKNLHLNLDRRTGFVKGYALIEYERAEEARNAIENLNGSELLTQTIYVDWAFSSGPINESLRRKNARAPRERRSRSPRRRY, encoded by the exons ATGCAAGGTGGCGCCGCCGACGGAGAAGCCTTGGATTTCGAGCCCGAGGACGATGACTTGATGGACGAGGACGGCGCTCCCGACGCCGACGCTTCTCCGCCTCACCCTAAGCTCAAATCCGCCATCACCGCCGCGGCCACCTCCTCTCTCACCGCCCCTAAGAAGACCAAGGGTCGCGGTTTCCGTCAGGACACCGACGCCAACCGCAACACTCGCCTCTCCGGCTCCGATTTCGATTCCCTCACCACCGAGGGTGGCCCTGGCCCTCAGAGAT CCATTGAAGGATGGATCATTCTGGTGACCGGCGTGCACGAGGAAGCGCAGGAGGATGATTTGCAAAATGCCTTTGGTGAATACGGAGAGATTAAGAACCTGCATTTGAATCTCGATCGCCGCACTGGTTTTGTCAAA GGTTATGCACTGATTGAATATGAGCGCGCTGAAGAAGCTCGAAACGCAATAGAGAATTTGAATGGATCTGAGCTTCTTACCCAAACCATTTATGTTGACTGGGCCTTCAGCAGTGGACCTATTAATGAGTCACTCAGAAGAAAGAATGCTAG AGCACCTCGTGAACGGCGCTCCAGGAGCCCCCGGAGGAGATATTGA
- the LOC137810266 gene encoding porphobilinogen deaminase, chloroplastic-like — translation MNTLSSTLHSACPLLPRPPAPPSPSSKCHTRLHRVKASIAVEPQTKVALIRIGTRGSPLALAQAHETRDKLMASHPDLAEEGAIQIVIIKTTGDKILSQPLADIGGKGLFTKEIDEALLNSEIDIAVHSMKDVPTYLPDKTILPCNLPREDVRDAFISLSASSLADLPPGSVIGTASLRRKSQILHRYPSLNVQENFRGNVQTRLRKLSDGVVQATLLALAGLKRLSMTENVTSILSIEDMLPAVAQGAIGIACRSNDDKMAEYIASLNHDETRLAVVCERAFLQTLDGSCRTPIAGYACRNEDGNCLFRGLVASPDGTSVLETTRVGPYAVEDMIEMGKDAGKELLSRAGPNFFSS, via the exons ATGAATACTCTTTCATCCACGCTCCACAGCGCGTGCCCTCTCCTTCCGCGGCCACCGGCGCCGCCGTCTCCGTCTTCCAAATGCCACACAAGGCTTCACCGCGTCAAGGCTTCCATTGCCGTCGAGCCGCAAACCAAGGTTGCTCTCATCAGAATTGGCACCAGGGGAAG TCCACTAGCTCTGGCGCAAGCACATGAGACCAGAGACAAactcatggcgtcacacccagaTTTAGCTGAAGAGGGGGCTATTCAGATTGTGATAATCAAGACAACAGGTGACAAGATCCTCTCACAACCACTTGCAGACATAGGTGGGAAAGGTTTGTTCACAAAAGAAATTGATGAAGCACTGTTAAACAGTGAAATCGACATTGCTGTTCATTCAATGAAGGATGTTCCCACTTACTTACCTGATAAAACAATTCTGCCATGTAACCTTCCGCGAGAGGATGTTAGAGATGCATTTATATCCTTGAGTGCTTCTTCGTTAGCTGATCTTCCCCCTGGAAGTGTTATTGGTACTGCTTCGCTACGAAGAAAGTCACAGATACTCCACAGATATCCATCTCTTAAT GTGCAAGAAAATTTCCGGGGCAATGTCCAAACAAGGTTAAGAAAACTCAGTGATGGGGTTGTCCAAGCTACACTATTAGCATTAGCTGGGCTCAAACGCTTAAGTATGACAGAAAATGTAACTTCAATCCTATCAATCGAGGATATGCTTCCAGCTGTTGCCCAAGGTGCTATTGGAATAGCCTGTAGAAGTAATGACGATAAAATG GCAGAATACATTGCTTCGCTGAATCATGATGAAACAAGACTAGCAGTGGTCTGTGAAAGGGCCTTTCTTCAGACTTTGGATGGGTCTTGCAGAACTCCTATTGCAGGATATGCTTGCAGAAACGAGGATGGCAATTGTTTGTTTAGAGGATTGGTTGCTTCCCCGGATGGAACCAGTG TACTAGAGACCACCAGGGTTGGTCCATATGCTGTTGAAGATATGATTGAGATGGGTAAGGATGCTGGCAAGGAGCTTCTGTCTCGGGCAGGACCTAACTTCTTCAGTAGTTAA
- the LOC137810267 gene encoding uncharacterized protein isoform X4: MSIFHLIYAIVLLSFTCFFIVVICASWCPYQNFQQSNQRFEQKTDKFWVFSEQTERWVEAKLPYDLLSCVNGDCRKVGSILQTEKQKVLELEDKLDEQKTSDENKDSKMESEDVVLVQRKKISLTKISETSVWVTGVSGSIYERFWNGMEWVIVSHDLPVSAGNAVSVLVINQTILALSEAGKLYQLRGQHSESSEPVWVDFTATCPEKNLLIKSGVASRDGHRRAYFCTKNGTLVELAWVEPPRTDG, encoded by the exons ATGTCAATATTCCATCTGATATATGCCATCGTACTCTTGTCTTTCACCTGCTTCTTTATAGTTGTGATTTGTGCTTCGTGGTGCCCATATCAAAATTTCCAACAAAGCAATCAACGATTTGAGCAGAAAACAGATAAGTTTTGGGTGTTCAGTGAACAAACAGAAAGATGGGTTGAGGCAAAACTGCCCTATGATCTCCTCTCTTGTGTTAACGGTGACTGTAGAAAAGTGGGGTCAATACTTCAGACTGAGAAACAAAAAGTGTTGGAGCTTGAAGACAAACTTGATGAGCAAAAGACAAGTGATGAAAATAAGGATAGTAAAATGGAATCAGAGGATGTGGTTCTGGTTCAGAGGAAGAAAATTTCCTTGACTAAAATATCTGAGACATCTGTGTGGGTCACTGGTGTAAGTGGGTCTATCTATGAGAGGTTTTGGAATGGAATGGAATGGGTGATTGTCTCTCATGACTTGCCTGTATCAGCAGGAAATGCCGTATCAGTTCTTGTCATCAATCAGACGATTCTTGCTCTATCAGAAGCAGGGAAATTATATCAG CTACGAGGGCAACACAGTGAAAGTTCAGAACCAGTTTGGGTTGACTTCACAGCTACTTGTCCTGAGAAAAATCTTTTGATAAAGTCTGGAGTTGCTTCACGTGATGGACA CAGGAGAGCTTATTTCTGTACAAAGAATGGAACACTGGTAGAACTTGCTTGGGTTGAGCCCCCGAG AACAGATGGATAA
- the LOC137810267 gene encoding uncharacterized protein isoform X5 has product MSIFHLIYAIVLLSFTCFFIVVICASWCPYQNFQQSNQRFEQKTDKFWVFSEQTERWVEAKLPYDLLSCVNGDCRKVGSILQTEKQKVLELEDKLDEQKTSDENKDSKMESEDVVLVQRKKISLTKISETSVWVTGVSGSIYERFWNGMEWVIVSHDLPVSAGNAVSVLVINQTILALSEAGKLYQLRGQHSESSEPVWVDFTATCPEKNLLIKSGVASRDGQRAYFCTKNGTLVELAWVEPPRTDG; this is encoded by the exons ATGTCAATATTCCATCTGATATATGCCATCGTACTCTTGTCTTTCACCTGCTTCTTTATAGTTGTGATTTGTGCTTCGTGGTGCCCATATCAAAATTTCCAACAAAGCAATCAACGATTTGAGCAGAAAACAGATAAGTTTTGGGTGTTCAGTGAACAAACAGAAAGATGGGTTGAGGCAAAACTGCCCTATGATCTCCTCTCTTGTGTTAACGGTGACTGTAGAAAAGTGGGGTCAATACTTCAGACTGAGAAACAAAAAGTGTTGGAGCTTGAAGACAAACTTGATGAGCAAAAGACAAGTGATGAAAATAAGGATAGTAAAATGGAATCAGAGGATGTGGTTCTGGTTCAGAGGAAGAAAATTTCCTTGACTAAAATATCTGAGACATCTGTGTGGGTCACTGGTGTAAGTGGGTCTATCTATGAGAGGTTTTGGAATGGAATGGAATGGGTGATTGTCTCTCATGACTTGCCTGTATCAGCAGGAAATGCCGTATCAGTTCTTGTCATCAATCAGACGATTCTTGCTCTATCAGAAGCAGGGAAATTATATCAG CTACGAGGGCAACACAGTGAAAGTTCAGAACCAGTTTGGGTTGACTTCACAGCTACTTGTCCTGAGAAAAATCTTTTGATAAAGTCTGGAGTTGCTTCACGTGATGGACA GAGAGCTTATTTCTGTACAAAGAATGGAACACTGGTAGAACTTGCTTGGGTTGAGCCCCCGAG AACAGATGGATAA
- the LOC137810267 gene encoding uncharacterized protein isoform X3, which translates to MSIFHLIYAIVLLSFTCFFIVVICASWCPYQNFQQSNQRFEQKTDKFWVFSEQTERWVEAKLPYDLLSCVNGDCRKVGSILQTEKQKVLELEDKLDEQKTSDENKDSKMESEDVVLVQRKKISLTKISETSVWVTGVSGSIYERFWNGMEWVIVSHDLPVSAGNAVSVLVINQTILALSEAGKLYQLRGQHSESSEPVWVDFTATCPEKNLLIKSGVASRDGQRAYFCTKNGTLVELAWVEPPRWINHGQPARANVAAIADAASRREVVYAISSAGDLYEYDKVKTIMEETHMAR; encoded by the exons ATGTCAATATTCCATCTGATATATGCCATCGTACTCTTGTCTTTCACCTGCTTCTTTATAGTTGTGATTTGTGCTTCGTGGTGCCCATATCAAAATTTCCAACAAAGCAATCAACGATTTGAGCAGAAAACAGATAAGTTTTGGGTGTTCAGTGAACAAACAGAAAGATGGGTTGAGGCAAAACTGCCCTATGATCTCCTCTCTTGTGTTAACGGTGACTGTAGAAAAGTGGGGTCAATACTTCAGACTGAGAAACAAAAAGTGTTGGAGCTTGAAGACAAACTTGATGAGCAAAAGACAAGTGATGAAAATAAGGATAGTAAAATGGAATCAGAGGATGTGGTTCTGGTTCAGAGGAAGAAAATTTCCTTGACTAAAATATCTGAGACATCTGTGTGGGTCACTGGTGTAAGTGGGTCTATCTATGAGAGGTTTTGGAATGGAATGGAATGGGTGATTGTCTCTCATGACTTGCCTGTATCAGCAGGAAATGCCGTATCAGTTCTTGTCATCAATCAGACGATTCTTGCTCTATCAGAAGCAGGGAAATTATATCAG CTACGAGGGCAACACAGTGAAAGTTCAGAACCAGTTTGGGTTGACTTCACAGCTACTTGTCCTGAGAAAAATCTTTTGATAAAGTCTGGAGTTGCTTCACGTGATGGACA GAGAGCTTATTTCTGTACAAAGAATGGAACACTGGTAGAACTTGCTTGGGTTGAGCCCCCGAG ATGGATAAATCATGGTCAACCAGCTAGAGCAAATGTAGCTGCAATAGCAGATGCTGCTTCAAGAAGAGAAGTAGTATACGCCATAAG TTCTGCTGGAGATCTTTATGAATATGACAAAGTCAAAACCATCATGGAAG
- the LOC137810267 gene encoding uncharacterized protein isoform X2, with product MSIFHLIYAIVLLSFTCFFIVVICASWCPYQNFQQSNQRFEQKTDKFWVFSEQTERWVEAKLPYDLLSCVNGDCRKVGSILQTEKQKVLELEDKLDEQKTSDENKDSKMESEDVVLVQRKKISLTKISETSVWVTGVSGSIYERFWNGMEWVIVSHDLPVSAGNAVSVLVINQTILALSEAGKLYQLRGQHSESSEPVWVDFTATCPEKNLLIKSGVASRDGHRRAYFCTKNGTLVELAWVEPPRWINHGQPARANVAAIADAASRREVVYAISSAGDLYEYDKVKTIMEETHMAR from the exons ATGTCAATATTCCATCTGATATATGCCATCGTACTCTTGTCTTTCACCTGCTTCTTTATAGTTGTGATTTGTGCTTCGTGGTGCCCATATCAAAATTTCCAACAAAGCAATCAACGATTTGAGCAGAAAACAGATAAGTTTTGGGTGTTCAGTGAACAAACAGAAAGATGGGTTGAGGCAAAACTGCCCTATGATCTCCTCTCTTGTGTTAACGGTGACTGTAGAAAAGTGGGGTCAATACTTCAGACTGAGAAACAAAAAGTGTTGGAGCTTGAAGACAAACTTGATGAGCAAAAGACAAGTGATGAAAATAAGGATAGTAAAATGGAATCAGAGGATGTGGTTCTGGTTCAGAGGAAGAAAATTTCCTTGACTAAAATATCTGAGACATCTGTGTGGGTCACTGGTGTAAGTGGGTCTATCTATGAGAGGTTTTGGAATGGAATGGAATGGGTGATTGTCTCTCATGACTTGCCTGTATCAGCAGGAAATGCCGTATCAGTTCTTGTCATCAATCAGACGATTCTTGCTCTATCAGAAGCAGGGAAATTATATCAG CTACGAGGGCAACACAGTGAAAGTTCAGAACCAGTTTGGGTTGACTTCACAGCTACTTGTCCTGAGAAAAATCTTTTGATAAAGTCTGGAGTTGCTTCACGTGATGGACA CAGGAGAGCTTATTTCTGTACAAAGAATGGAACACTGGTAGAACTTGCTTGGGTTGAGCCCCCGAG ATGGATAAATCATGGTCAACCAGCTAGAGCAAATGTAGCTGCAATAGCAGATGCTGCTTCAAGAAGAGAAGTAGTATACGCCATAAG TTCTGCTGGAGATCTTTATGAATATGACAAAGTCAAAACCATCATGGAAG